Genomic DNA from Enterococcus saccharolyticus subsp. saccharolyticus:
GAACCGCGGTCTGTAAAAAGAGCAACAGATTACATTGTAGAAGGCTTTAACAAGAAAGTCAATGAAAAACTAAAAGAGGCTGTGACCAGAGTGTGTTGTCACAGCCTTTTTTGTATTAAGCATTTAAATCTTCAATTTCAACAACTTTAAATTGTTTGTTTTCTAATTGCGCAATAATTTTATCACGGAGTTCAAGACTTGTTCCTGAAGGTAATGTGATTAATGTACGACGAATAAATTCATCTTTGCCGACGTCTAACGTAATGCAACTAGCGATGTTGCTATACTTGGAAATGATTTTAGAAATCGCGGCAAGGTCTCCTTGTTTCCCAGTTGAAGCAATCGTTAAAACATAACTACCATCTTCAATACTCCACGATTGTGCAAGCATATTTAATAACGAACTGTGCGTTAAAATTCCATAAAATTGATTGTCGTAATCTAAGACGGCGATATAAGGTAATTCTTTAATAGTAAAGAATACGTGGAAGAATGAGTCCGTCACATGAATGAATTTTGTAGCATTTTTTAACAGATATGTCACAGGGAGCGTCATATCACCACCATTGGCTTTATGGCGATAAATATGCATTTTATAAATATTTCCACGGAAAATTTTGCATGACTTATCTAAAATTGGTACACAGCGATAACCAGATTCTTCTAAGATTTCTAGAGCTTCAGCAAGTGTATTTGTTTCGTTGACTGTTGTTAAATCTTGCTTTTTATATACCATTGTTTTTAATAACATTTTTCTTCCTCCATTTACGATTTTTTGACAGTCTTATCATACCACAAATTAACATAAAACTGGTCGGATAATTGACAGTATTTGAAAATCATGGTAACTTTACTAAATATGAAATCATTTTGAAAAATGAGCAGGAGGCAAAGAAATGGCCGGAAAAAAAGCAGCGTTAGCTTGTTCTGTTTGTGGTTCTCGTAACTATTCGAAATCAGTCAGCGAAGGCAAAAAAGGCGAACGTTTAGAGATTAATAAATTCTGTAAAT
This window encodes:
- the cbpA gene encoding cyclic di-AMP binding protein CbpA, with amino-acid sequence MLLKTMVYKKQDLTTVNETNTLAEALEILEESGYRCVPILDKSCKIFRGNIYKMHIYRHKANGGDMTLPVTYLLKNATKFIHVTDSFFHVFFTIKELPYIAVLDYDNQFYGILTHSSLLNMLAQSWSIEDGSYVLTIASTGKQGDLAAISKIISKYSNIASCITLDVGKDEFIRRTLITLPSGTSLELRDKIIAQLENKQFKVVEIEDLNA
- the rpmG gene encoding 50S ribosomal protein L33 — encoded protein: MAGKKAALACSVCGSRNYSKSVSEGKKGERLEINKFCKYCNQYTLHRETK